The Algoriphagus sp. TR-M9 genome has a window encoding:
- a CDS encoding BaiN/RdsA family NAD(P)/FAD-dependent oxidoreductase translates to MKIAVIGGGAAGFFAAIHASSSGCEVEIFEKSSKVLSKVKVSGGGRCNVTHQPMEISKLVKNYPRGEKFLKRVFRKFSSAHTISWFESHGVPLKVEKDGRMFPVSDSSQTVIDALLREVQKLKVEVKLSCAVDAIRLMESGFELKTSKGTFEFDRLIIATGGHPKLTGYGFLAGLKHQVLAPIPSLFTFNTPRESLKELMGLSVGNGIVKLAGTKFTYQGPILVTHWGISGPAVLKLSAFGAKWLQESDYQATAIIQWNANFGEEALQSNLKSFALKHPNKKVSTNALFDIPGRLWEHFCHKAEIDADQVYGSLGKKQLNKLVQNLFCYNLKVEGKTTFKEEFVTAGGVSLEGVNPETMESKYHPNLYFAGEVLDLDGITGGFNFQAAWSTGFLAGISSPN, encoded by the coding sequence TTGAAAATAGCAGTAATAGGAGGGGGAGCAGCAGGTTTTTTTGCGGCCATTCATGCCAGCTCGTCTGGGTGCGAAGTAGAGATTTTTGAGAAATCTTCGAAGGTACTTTCCAAGGTGAAAGTTTCTGGAGGTGGTCGGTGCAATGTCACTCATCAGCCTATGGAAATTTCCAAATTGGTCAAAAACTATCCCCGAGGAGAAAAATTCTTAAAGCGGGTGTTTAGAAAATTCAGCTCAGCACATACTATTTCTTGGTTTGAATCCCATGGCGTTCCGCTTAAAGTCGAAAAAGACGGAAGGATGTTTCCGGTTTCGGACTCCTCCCAGACGGTGATAGATGCACTTTTACGGGAAGTGCAGAAACTGAAAGTCGAAGTAAAGCTTTCCTGTGCAGTGGATGCTATTCGATTGATGGAGTCTGGATTTGAGCTGAAAACCAGTAAAGGAACCTTTGAATTTGACAGACTGATCATCGCCACAGGTGGCCATCCCAAACTTACCGGTTACGGGTTTCTAGCAGGTTTAAAACACCAGGTCTTAGCACCCATACCTTCGCTTTTTACTTTTAATACACCCAGGGAATCGCTCAAAGAACTTATGGGGCTATCCGTGGGGAACGGAATTGTGAAATTGGCCGGTACAAAATTCACCTACCAAGGACCGATTCTGGTGACCCACTGGGGGATCAGCGGCCCGGCGGTGCTAAAACTTTCAGCTTTTGGGGCCAAATGGCTTCAGGAAAGCGATTATCAGGCGACAGCCATTATCCAATGGAACGCAAATTTTGGAGAGGAAGCTTTGCAAAGCAATCTCAAGTCTTTTGCGCTCAAGCATCCAAATAAGAAAGTCAGTACCAATGCATTATTTGATATTCCCGGAAGATTATGGGAGCATTTTTGTCATAAAGCTGAAATAGATGCTGATCAGGTCTATGGCTCCCTGGGAAAAAAGCAACTCAATAAATTGGTGCAGAATTTATTTTGCTATAATTTGAAAGTCGAAGGTAAGACCACCTTTAAGGAGGAATTCGTTACTGCAGGCGGAGTTTCTCTAGAAGGCGTCAATCCAGAAACCATGGAAAGTAAATATCACCCAAATTTATACTTTGCAGGTGAGGTTTTGGACCTAGACGGAATCACTGGCGGCTTCAATTTTCAGGCAGCCTGGTCTACCGGTTTTCTTGCAGGCATATCTTCACCCAACTAA
- a CDS encoding DUF853 domain-containing protein, whose product MSKKEAFITHLAEGQKYKKDSIILGTGILEGQPINRAQVRVPLKTMNRHGLIAGATGTGKTKTLQVIAEQLALKGVPSVLMDLKGDLSGLAKPGELNDFIKNRSEVIGVEYVPMGLPVELMSISEEKGVKLKATVSEFGPVLISQILELNATQQGVIAVVFRYCDLNHLPLLDLKDLKRVLQFVTNEGKEVIKKEFGQVSSASVNTIMRKIIELEQQGANRFFGEKSFEVDDFVQTQDGKGKISVIRLTDVQSKPKLFSTFMLSLLSEIYETFPEQGDDDQPKLCLFIDEAHLVFSNASKDLLEKIEAIVKLIRSKGVGVYFCTQTPTDVHDSILGQLGLKVQHALRAFTAKDRKAITKTAENYPESEFYEVSETLTSMGIGEALVTALNEKGIPTPLAHTLVRAPISRMDILESSEIDELVNGSQLVAKYNEDMDRESAFELLEEKMNRVEKEQEKAVLPGPKPRTASRTPKEESLLEELSKNTMVRQLGRTIFRELTRGILGSFTRRR is encoded by the coding sequence ATGAGTAAGAAAGAAGCATTTATCACCCATTTGGCCGAAGGCCAGAAGTACAAAAAAGACTCCATCATCCTTGGGACAGGAATATTGGAGGGCCAGCCCATCAATAGAGCGCAAGTCAGAGTGCCCTTGAAAACCATGAACCGGCATGGACTAATAGCGGGAGCTACAGGCACGGGCAAAACCAAAACCCTGCAAGTCATCGCCGAGCAATTGGCATTGAAAGGCGTACCCTCGGTGCTCATGGACTTAAAGGGGGACCTATCCGGTCTGGCAAAGCCTGGAGAGCTGAATGATTTCATCAAAAACCGATCTGAGGTTATAGGCGTGGAGTATGTTCCCATGGGATTACCGGTGGAGTTGATGTCTATTTCTGAGGAGAAAGGAGTGAAGTTAAAAGCCACAGTTTCTGAGTTTGGGCCTGTTTTGATTTCACAGATCCTGGAGCTGAATGCTACCCAACAGGGAGTCATAGCCGTTGTTTTCCGCTATTGTGACTTGAATCATTTGCCGCTTTTGGATCTCAAGGATTTGAAGCGGGTGCTGCAGTTTGTGACCAATGAGGGCAAGGAAGTCATCAAAAAGGAATTTGGACAGGTTTCCTCGGCTTCTGTAAATACCATCATGCGGAAAATCATAGAGCTGGAACAGCAGGGTGCAAATCGCTTTTTCGGAGAGAAATCTTTTGAGGTTGATGATTTCGTGCAGACCCAAGATGGGAAAGGGAAAATATCAGTCATCAGGTTGACTGATGTTCAAAGCAAGCCTAAGCTCTTTTCCACTTTTATGCTCAGTTTGCTTTCTGAGATTTACGAGACCTTTCCCGAGCAGGGAGATGATGACCAGCCAAAGCTTTGCCTATTTATAGACGAGGCGCATTTGGTCTTTTCCAATGCCAGTAAAGACTTGTTGGAAAAAATCGAAGCTATTGTCAAACTCATCCGTTCCAAAGGTGTGGGGGTCTATTTTTGTACTCAAACACCCACAGACGTTCATGATAGTATTCTGGGGCAATTGGGCCTGAAGGTTCAGCACGCACTCAGAGCTTTCACGGCCAAAGACAGAAAAGCCATTACCAAAACTGCCGAAAACTATCCTGAATCTGAGTTTTACGAGGTTTCTGAGACGCTGACTTCCATGGGCATAGGAGAGGCCTTGGTCACTGCGCTGAATGAAAAAGGTATCCCTACACCTTTGGCTCATACGCTCGTTCGCGCTCCCATTTCCAGGATGGATATACTGGAGAGCTCCGAAATAGATGAGCTAGTGAACGGATCCCAATTGGTCGCCAAATACAATGAGGATATGGATAGGGAGAGTGCTTTTGAGCTTTTGGAGGAAAAAATGAATCGGGTGGAGAAAGAACAGGAAAAGGCTGTTTTACCTGGCCCCAAACCCAGAACTGCCAGCAGAACCCCAAAAGAAGAATCACTATTGGAAGAACTCAGTAAAAACACCATGGTTCGCCAATTAGGCCGGACCATATTCAGAGAGCTCACCCGAGGCATTTTGGGTTCTTTCACTAGAAGAAGATAA
- a CDS encoding YheT family hydrolase, whose protein sequence is MPLIQSTYMGPPAYLFNGHLETIIPSLFRNVMDVNYSREKIHTTDGDFLNLDWSKVGSDRLLLISHGLEGDSQRHYVRGMVKLFNSQGIDALVWNNRTCGGEINLKPILYHHGASYDLEDVVNHVLKTQQYREIYLSGISMGGAQTLKYLGEKGADLPAEITKAAVYSTPCNLPSSAATLKYRSNRFYKNRFLGKLKKKMAAKALQYPELIDLELLNTVEDFDTFDTFFTAKLHGFKDAADFYQAVSADRWMPHISIPTLIINATNDPLLGPACYPIDLAERKSEITLEMPKRGGHTGFIKYGEEFTWAEKRVLDFLVNS, encoded by the coding sequence ATGCCCCTGATTCAATCCACCTATATGGGCCCTCCAGCCTACTTATTTAATGGTCATTTGGAGACTATTATTCCTAGTCTTTTCCGAAATGTGATGGATGTCAACTATTCCCGGGAAAAGATCCATACCACCGATGGGGATTTTCTAAACTTGGATTGGTCTAAGGTGGGAAGTGATCGCCTCCTGTTGATTTCTCATGGTTTGGAAGGGGATTCCCAGCGGCATTACGTGCGGGGAATGGTGAAGTTATTCAATTCACAAGGCATAGATGCTTTGGTTTGGAACAATAGAACCTGTGGTGGAGAAATCAACCTCAAACCGATTCTCTATCACCATGGGGCTAGTTATGACTTAGAAGATGTAGTAAATCATGTGTTGAAAACTCAGCAATACCGGGAGATTTATCTTTCCGGAATCAGCATGGGAGGCGCCCAAACGCTCAAATACCTGGGTGAAAAAGGAGCTGACCTGCCAGCTGAGATTACCAAAGCTGCAGTCTATTCCACTCCATGTAATCTTCCTTCTTCAGCTGCCACACTTAAATACCGGTCAAATCGGTTTTATAAAAATCGATTTCTGGGTAAACTCAAGAAAAAAATGGCTGCCAAAGCCCTTCAATACCCGGAACTTATAGATTTAGAGCTACTGAATACAGTAGAGGATTTTGATACTTTTGACACGTTTTTTACTGCCAAGCTGCACGGGTTTAAAGATGCGGCTGATTTTTATCAGGCTGTGAGTGCAGATCGATGGATGCCTCATATCAGCATTCCTACTCTGATCATCAATGCCACCAATGATCCCTTGCTAGGTCCAGCTTGCTATCCCATTGATCTGGCGGAGCGTAAATCAGAAATTACCCTGGAAATG